CACCGAGCACGAACCGCCGGCGCGCCAGCAGGCCGGTGCCCGCACCCAGCAGCGCGGCGACCAGTGCGATCGAGGCGAGCAGCACCGGCTTGTCGTTGGTGCCCAGCGCGGCGATCGCGGCGCGTTCCAGCCAGCCGGGCACGCTGTCGATGACGGCGTCGCCCACCGACAGCACCAGCGACGGCACCGCGTCGAGGGCGCCGGCGGCCAGCTCGACCACCCCGATGCCCGCTGCCGCCGCCAGCAGCCCGGACAGCGCCGCGGCACCGGCCGGTGCCCGCCGCCGCGCCGCGTCGTCGGCCTGCGGTCGTTCGACCAGTCGTGGCTCTCCCATGGACCCAGCTTCACCCGGCCCCGCGGGCGGGACCCGCCGAGCCGGGGAACCGACGCAGGATCGTCACGGAACAGCACTCCGGAGGGGCATCCGTGCGGCCCCGGGGAGCGGACCGATCGGTCCACCCCGCCGAGGACTCGACCGATCGGCCTCCGTGCTCCACGATCAGCCGATGACAGAGTCGTCATCCGCCGTCCTGGCCGGCTGGGCACCCGAGCCCTTCACCAACGCCGGCATCACCCACACCCTCCACACGCGCGGCTCCGGGCCGGGCGTGGTGGTCCTGCCCGAGGTGCCGGGCCTGACGCCGGAGGTGCTCGGCCTGGCCGACCACCTGGTCGGTGCCGGGTTCAGCGTCACCGTCGTGGAGCTGTTCGGTGACCCGGGCCGGCCGATGAGCCCCGGGTACGCGGCCCGCAGCTTCGCCGGGGCCTGCATCAGCCGGGAGTTCCGCGCCTTCGCCAAGCGGGCCGACCGTCCGGTGGCCGAGTACGTCCGCGCCGTGGCCCGCCGGGTGCACGACCGGGTGGGCGGCCCGGGGGTCGGGGTCATCGGCATGTGCTTCAGCGGGGGGTTCGCGCTCGCCTCCGCCGCCGAGCCGGCCGTCCTCGCGCCGGTCGCCAGCCAGCCGTCGACACCGCTGCCGCTCACCCCGGGCCGCCGCCGCGACCTGGGCATGTCCGACCGGGAACGCGAGGTGATCCAGGGACGGGTGACGAACGAGGGCCTCTGCCTGATGGGCCTGCGGTTCAGCGAGGACGCCGCCTCCCCCAGCGACCGCTTCCGGGCCCTGCGCGCGGCGTTCGGCGACGGCTGGCTGCCGGTGTCGCTGAACAACCGGCCGGGGAACGACGCGGGCATCGGCCGGCGCGAGCACCAGGTGCTGACCAACGGGGACGTCGAGACGCCCGGCCACCCGACCCACGAGGCGCGCGAGCAGGTCGTCGCCTTCCTGCGGGAGCGGCTGGCCCGCCAGGAGGTCGGCGCCGGGCAGGGCTGACCCGCTCGGCCGGCCGGCTCACCCGGGGAGGTACAGGCAGAACGGGTGGCCGGCCGGGTCGAGCAGCACGCGGACGTCGGCCTGCGGCTGGAACTCCGCGACGGTCGCACCCAGCGACCGGGCGAACTCCACCGCCGCGTCCAGGTCGTCGACCGCGATGTCGAGGTGGGCCTGCATCCGCGGGTCACCGGGGCCGGCCGGCCAGACCGGGGGCACGTGGTCGGCCTCCAGCTGGAACGACAGCCCGGGACCGTCGGGACGCAGCGTGGCCCACTCGGGGTCGTCGGTGCCGATCGGCCAGCCGAGCAGCGTCGCGTAGAAGCGCGCCAGCCCGCGCGGGTCCGGGGTGTCGAGCACGGTGGCGGTCAGCGTCATCCGCGGCCGGCCGGGCACGGGATCAGCTGTTCTGCTCGATGTAGGTGTCCGGGTCCTTGTCCCGGATCGGGATCCCCGTGACGTGCTTCGCCTCGTAGGTCAGGAACTGCACGGCGATGTCGTGCCGGGTCTGCAGGTCGGCGTGGTGCCGGAAGTCCAGCAGGTCCTCCCGCTCCTCCTCGGCCATGTGCTCGTCGTTGGCCTTGCGGGCCTCCCACACCGCCGTCCACCACTCGTCGGTGCCCACCTGGTGGTCCTGCGTCTTCCGGACGGCGTCCCGGATCTCGTTGTGGTCGGAGACCGCGTCCTCGACCTCGTCGCGCACGCCGCCCTCCGGGTTGCCCTTCCCGAGCTTGAGCACCTGCGGGTAGAAGTACTTCTCCTCCCCCTCGGCGTGGACCTCGAGGAAGGCCGCCAGCCGATCCCACATGGCGCGCAGCGCCTCGTTGTCCCCGCGCGGCATCTCGTCGAGGAGGGCGAACATGCGCCGCTGCTGGTGGTGCTGCTCCAGGATGATCTCGGTGATGTCCATGTCCGGTGCGTGCCCCTGGTACCGGCTCCTCACACGCCAGGACGGCGGGGTGCAGCCCCGCGGCAGGGCCGCGGCTGACGTGACGAGGCCCCCTCCCGCGAACGGGAGAGGGCCTCGCACCAGGCAGGTCAGCGGGCGCAGATCTCCGCCGGGTCACTGACGCGGCACTTGTTGTTCCGGAAGGTGATCCCCGGGCCGGCCTCCTGGAGCAGGGTGCCCGGGATCGCCCGGGTCACCCAGACGTCGAGCGGGTCGTTGTCCAGGATCTTGTTCGACTTGACCTCGACGTTCTCCACCAGCCCCGGCCCGGTGACGCCCGGCGGGAGGGTGCCCGGCGGCGGGGCGAAGCTGACCAGCACCAGCCCACCCGCCGGGTAGTTGATCGGGGCCTCGCCGGCCGGGATCGTGACCTGGTTGTCGGTGATCCGGTTGCCGACGACCCGCACGGAGTCGGCGTTGGTGATCGACATCCCGACCCCGGAGACCCGCTGCATGCCGTCGCGACCGGCGATGCAGTACCGGTTGTTGGCGATCGAGGCGTTCGCGGTGAGGGTGACGTCACCGCCCTGGACCTGCCGGGTGGTGTCCGGGACCTCGGTCTGCGCGTCGTCGAAGACCAGGACGCCGACGCAGTTGCCGGTCAGCTTGTTCCCGGCGATCTTGGCGCCGCGGGACTCACGGAAGAAGATGCCCAGGTTGTAGCCCTCGACGTAGTTGGCCGTGATCCGCGCGTTCGCCCCGTCGGAGTCGCCGACGCTGATGCCACCGGTGCCGGAGTACCAGGGCGCTCCCCGGTCGAGGCCCCGCTCGACGTTGCCGGCGATCGTGATGTTGGTGGAGTCCGCGGCCACCACGCCGTACCGCTCGTGCGCGATGCCCGAGGTGGCCGTGACGGTGACGCCGTCGGCCCCCCATGCGGCGATCCCGCTGGCCGGGTGGTTGCGGGTGCCGAGCTTGGCGACGGTGACCGGGCTGTCCGGGTCGAGGAAGAAGATCCCGGAGACGTCATCGGAGAGGGTGGTCGGGTTGCCCTCGGCGTCCGAGCGCTCGTGGGCCTCCAGGCAGGCGTTGGACGTGACCTCGGGCAGCGGTGCCTGCGCCCCCCACTCCGGCCAGGTGATCAGCGTGGTGTTGGGGCCGGAGCCGATGA
The Modestobacter marinus DNA segment above includes these coding regions:
- a CDS encoding hemerythrin domain-containing protein, with the translated sequence MDITEIILEQHHQQRRMFALLDEMPRGDNEALRAMWDRLAAFLEVHAEGEEKYFYPQVLKLGKGNPEGGVRDEVEDAVSDHNEIRDAVRKTQDHQVGTDEWWTAVWEARKANDEHMAEEEREDLLDFRHHADLQTRHDIAVQFLTYEAKHVTGIPIRDKDPDTYIEQNS
- a CDS encoding right-handed parallel beta-helix repeat-containing protein, which translates into the protein MFSRNTTRAGAVSRRTRGRTVVLAAALMVAALPAGTAAAGGSSTITVRPGESIQAAVDRASSGDTIKIAPGTYQEAVCVVGKGLKIIGSGPNTTLITWPEWGAQAPLPEVTSNACLEAHERSDAEGNPTTLSDDVSGIFFLDPDSPVTVAKLGTRNHPASGIAAWGADGVTVTATSGIAHERYGVVAADSTNITIAGNVERGLDRGAPWYSGTGGISVGDSDGANARITANYVEGYNLGIFFRESRGAKIAGNKLTGNCVGVLVFDDAQTEVPDTTRQVQGGDVTLTANASIANNRYCIAGRDGMQRVSGVGMSITNADSVRVVGNRITDNQVTIPAGEAPINYPAGGLVLVSFAPPPGTLPPGVTGPGLVENVEVKSNKILDNDPLDVWVTRAIPGTLLQEAGPGITFRNNKCRVSDPAEICAR
- a CDS encoding dienelactone hydrolase family protein; amino-acid sequence: MTESSSAVLAGWAPEPFTNAGITHTLHTRGSGPGVVVLPEVPGLTPEVLGLADHLVGAGFSVTVVELFGDPGRPMSPGYAARSFAGACISREFRAFAKRADRPVAEYVRAVARRVHDRVGGPGVGVIGMCFSGGFALASAAEPAVLAPVASQPSTPLPLTPGRRRDLGMSDREREVIQGRVTNEGLCLMGLRFSEDAASPSDRFRALRAAFGDGWLPVSLNNRPGNDAGIGRREHQVLTNGDVETPGHPTHEAREQVVAFLRERLARQEVGAGQG
- a CDS encoding VOC family protein, encoding MPGRPRMTLTATVLDTPDPRGLARFYATLLGWPIGTDDPEWATLRPDGPGLSFQLEADHVPPVWPAGPGDPRMQAHLDIAVDDLDAAVEFARSLGATVAEFQPQADVRVLLDPAGHPFCLYLPG